The Microcoleus sp. AS-A8 genome contains a region encoding:
- a CDS encoding FHA domain-containing protein encodes MAELKLRLKRENTEKTVSVNREEFTIGRLPECNLNLPFEGISRYHARLLKTASGVWTIEDMGSKNGTLMNQRPVTSPEKIKDGDVIWLGDIRLVVILVEPPPANTTQEPPSAKGATILHNVKELQQHWIQASADRDDISNKDKTIARLKDLVEIAKSLSAAESIEAIFFQVQEVVFRYLKSIDRLALLIDVSGEGQLELLNAATRNVSHQKNLSPDGSWISQTICQKAFTEKVAIQTADAQVDQRFEGQQSILLKNIGSAMAVPLWDENKVVGVLYADAHFSSIHWAEEGEEDLSFFSTLANLVASSVQRWLLQQKLRSEEMIRQRLERYHSPAVVQQLISVGALPDGRLSPQESEISILFADIVGFTALSERLSPTEIAQLLNGLFEEMLQEVFALGGTLDKYIGDCIMAFFGAPEPQKDHADRAVAAAQGMLTRLENLNANQVLREPLQLRIAINSGKAVVGDVGSSQRVDYTALGATINLASRMEGICPPGECVLSEATYQMLSHHQGLEEMGEHRFKGIDRAIQVYQTKRR; translated from the coding sequence ATGGCTGAACTTAAACTGCGCCTAAAACGGGAAAATACGGAAAAAACGGTGTCGGTGAATCGGGAGGAATTTACGATCGGTCGATTGCCCGAATGTAACTTAAACTTGCCTTTCGAGGGAATTTCTCGATACCATGCCCGCTTGTTAAAAACGGCCTCCGGGGTGTGGACGATTGAGGATATGGGGAGTAAAAATGGGACACTCATGAATCAACGCCCTGTGACTTCGCCGGAAAAGATCAAGGACGGCGATGTAATTTGGCTGGGAGATATTAGGCTTGTGGTTATTTTGGTCGAGCCGCCTCCAGCGAATACAACACAGGAACCCCCCTCAGCAAAAGGAGCCACCATCCTTCACAATGTCAAAGAACTGCAACAGCATTGGATACAAGCGAGTGCTGACCGTGATGATATCAGCAACAAAGACAAGACGATTGCCCGCCTCAAAGACTTGGTGGAGATAGCTAAGAGTCTGAGTGCGGCTGAATCGATAGAAGCAATATTCTTTCAGGTACAGGAGGTCGTTTTTCGTTACCTGAAGAGTATTGATCGATTAGCGTTGTTAATTGATGTGAGTGGTGAAGGGCAACTTGAATTGCTCAATGCTGCAACCCGAAATGTCTCCCACCAGAAGAATTTGTCTCCTGATGGCAGTTGGATTAGCCAAACTATCTGTCAAAAAGCATTTACAGAAAAAGTGGCGATTCAAACGGCGGATGCCCAAGTCGATCAACGTTTTGAGGGGCAACAGAGTATCTTACTCAAAAACATTGGTAGCGCCATGGCTGTTCCCCTCTGGGATGAAAATAAGGTGGTCGGTGTTCTGTATGCCGATGCCCATTTTTCTTCAATCCATTGGGCAGAAGAAGGAGAAGAAGACCTCAGTTTTTTTTCAACTTTAGCGAACCTCGTAGCCTCTAGTGTGCAACGTTGGCTCTTGCAACAAAAGCTCAGAAGTGAAGAAATGATTCGGCAAAGATTAGAGCGATATCACTCTCCAGCTGTCGTGCAACAGTTGATATCAGTAGGTGCATTACCAGACGGTCGTTTATCTCCCCAAGAGAGTGAAATCAGTATTCTTTTTGCAGATATTGTGGGCTTTACGGCGCTCTCAGAACGGTTAAGCCCCACAGAAATTGCCCAATTACTCAATGGTTTGTTTGAGGAAATGTTGCAAGAAGTTTTCGCCCTCGGCGGGACTTTGGATAAGTATATTGGTGATTGCATCATGGCGTTTTTTGGCGCTCCTGAACCTCAAAAAGACCATGCCGACCGGGCTGTTGCCGCCGCCCAAGGAATGCTAACTCGTTTAGAGAATCTGAATGCCAATCAGGTCTTGCGCGAACCTCTGCAATTACGAATTGCGATTAATAGTGGAAAGGCCGTAGTTGGTGATGTCGGCAGTTCTCAACGGGTAGACTATACGGCATTAGGAGCCACAATCAATCTAGCTTCCCGCATGGAAGGCATCTGTCCCCCTGGTGAATGCGTCTTGAGTGAAGCAACCTATCAAATGCTGTCGCATCATCAGGGTTTAGAGGAGATGGGAGAACACCGTTTCAAGGGAATTGACCGAGCGATACAGGTTTATCAGACGAAGAGGCGTTGA